The following coding sequences are from one Arcobacter nitrofigilis DSM 7299 window:
- a CDS encoding shikimate kinase yields MNKNNIILIGFMGVGKGTIARALFKSSGRFSIDTDDLIESITKKKIKTIFKDEGEPYFRELEKQCALWLEKSITNTVISTGGGFYRQENIKNIGKVVYLKSSFEGILKRINDAPNAKQKLDKRPLLKNLDEAKKLYETRIKEYEKISDVIVNVEARDMEDILKELISKCE; encoded by the coding sequence ATGAATAAAAACAATATTATACTAATCGGTTTTATGGGTGTAGGTAAGGGTACCATTGCACGAGCTTTGTTTAAATCTAGTGGTAGATTTTCTATTGATACAGATGACTTAATAGAGAGTATCACAAAAAAGAAAATTAAAACAATTTTCAAAGATGAGGGTGAACCTTATTTTAGAGAGCTAGAAAAACAATGTGCCTTATGGTTGGAAAAATCAATTACAAACACTGTTATATCTACAGGTGGTGGATTTTATAGACAAGAAAATATTAAAAATATTGGGAAAGTTGTCTATTTAAAATCATCTTTTGAAGGTATTTTAAAAAGAATTAATGATGCTCCAAATGCAAAACAAAAACTAGATAAAAGACCACTTCTTAAAAATCTTGATGAAGCAAAAAAACTTTATGAGACAAGAATTAAAGAGTATGAAAAAATATCTGATGTAATAGTAAATGTGGAAGCTAGAGATATGGAAGATATTCTTAAAGAACTAATAAGTAAGTGTGAATGA